The following are from one region of the Actinomyces sp. oral taxon 897 genome:
- the rpsB gene encoding 30S ribosomal protein S2, producing MAVVTMRQLLESGVHFGHQTRRWNPKMKRFILTERNGIYIIDLQQSVDGINAAYDFVKEIVARGGNILFVGTKKQAQAAVAEQAQRVGMPYVNQRWLGGMLTNFSTVHARLDRMKELEQIDFDDVAGSGRTKKELLMMRREKDKLSRTLGGIRDMAKLPAAVWVVDTKKEHLAVAEAKKLGIPVIAILDTNCDPDEVTYGIPGNDDAIRSVELLTRVVAEAVAAGLLDPAAGRGRTGAKESAGTPEDEPLPEWEAELLSGTSEATEKAASEQA from the coding sequence ATGGCAGTCGTGACCATGCGCCAGCTCCTCGAGAGCGGTGTCCACTTCGGGCACCAGACCCGCCGCTGGAACCCTAAGATGAAGCGCTTCATCCTCACCGAGCGCAACGGCATCTACATTATCGACCTTCAGCAGTCGGTGGACGGCATTAACGCCGCCTATGACTTTGTCAAGGAGATCGTCGCCCGTGGTGGGAACATCCTCTTCGTGGGCACCAAGAAGCAGGCGCAGGCCGCCGTGGCCGAGCAGGCCCAGCGAGTGGGTATGCCGTACGTGAACCAGCGCTGGCTGGGCGGTATGCTCACCAACTTCTCCACCGTGCACGCCCGCCTGGACCGCATGAAGGAGCTTGAGCAGATCGACTTTGACGACGTGGCCGGCTCCGGCCGCACCAAGAAGGAGCTGCTCATGATGCGTCGGGAGAAGGACAAGCTCTCCCGCACCCTGGGCGGAATCCGCGACATGGCCAAGCTGCCCGCCGCCGTCTGGGTGGTGGACACCAAGAAGGAGCACCTGGCCGTTGCCGAGGCCAAGAAGCTGGGAATCCCGGTCATCGCGATCCTCGACACCAACTGCGACCCTGACGAGGTCACCTACGGCATCCCCGGCAACGACGACGCCATCCGCTCCGTCGAGCTGCTGACCCGCGTGGTGGCCGAGGCCGTGGCGGCCGGGCTGCTTGACCCCGCCGCGGGCCGGGGCCGCACGGGTGCCAAGGAGTCCGCCGGGACCCCCGAGGACGAGCCCCTGCCCGAGTGGGAGGCCGAGCTCCTCTCCGGTACCTCCGAGGCCACGGAGAAGGCCGCCTCCGAGCAGGCCTGA
- a CDS encoding sodium:solute symporter family protein, with translation MTLYPLLLPAASSIRLDARWYDYFPIVIYFGFVIAVGFMAKMRTSSSNEFLTSGRSLPAWVTGIAFVSANLGAVEIMGMSANGAKYGLPTFHYFWIGAIPAMLFLGLVMMPFYYGSKVRSVPEFMLKRYGSTAHLINAIAFALAQLLIAGVNLFLLGSIINRLLGWPLWVALVVAAVIVFSYISLGGLSAAIYNEVLQFFVIIVALLPLTLLGLHRVGWWEGLTEKVTQAVSGAQGTYADPAAQLHSWPGLLLSGFGSPVLSVIGIVFGLGFVLSFGYWTTNFVEVQRAMAADSISSARSAPIIGTFAKMLVPFLVIIPGMVAAVLVREVIDLKQLTIAGTEAPAGSATYNDAVLLLMRDVLPNGLLGLAITGLLASFMAGMAANISAFNTVFTVDLYEGYINKKADDATYLRIGHLATAFATITAILTAFIASKFENLMDYLQQLFSMFNAPLFATFIVGMLWKRATATAGWIGLVSGTLAALTLNILHWTHLLNLPGQGLAFLAAGAAFTTDLVVTVVVSLVTRPKPDSELVGFVYSLTPKEHRADPKSAELAWFRQPVPLAICSATLVLLLNTIFH, from the coding sequence ATGACCCTCTACCCCTTACTGCTGCCAGCAGCATCCTCCATCCGCCTGGACGCCCGCTGGTACGACTACTTCCCCATCGTCATCTACTTCGGCTTCGTCATCGCCGTGGGCTTCATGGCCAAGATGCGAACCTCCTCCTCCAACGAGTTCCTCACCTCGGGCCGCTCCCTGCCCGCCTGGGTGACCGGCATCGCCTTCGTCTCGGCCAACCTCGGCGCCGTGGAGATCATGGGCATGTCCGCCAACGGGGCGAAGTACGGCCTGCCGACCTTCCACTACTTCTGGATCGGCGCCATCCCGGCCATGCTGTTCCTGGGGCTGGTCATGATGCCCTTCTACTACGGCTCCAAGGTCCGCTCCGTGCCGGAGTTCATGCTCAAGCGCTACGGCAGCACGGCGCACCTGATCAACGCGATCGCCTTCGCCCTGGCCCAGCTGCTCATCGCCGGGGTCAACCTCTTCCTGCTGGGCTCGATCATCAACCGCCTGCTGGGCTGGCCGCTGTGGGTGGCGCTGGTCGTGGCCGCCGTCATCGTCTTCTCCTACATCAGCCTAGGCGGGCTGTCGGCGGCCATCTACAACGAGGTCCTGCAGTTCTTCGTCATTATCGTGGCCCTACTCCCCCTGACCCTGCTGGGCCTGCACCGGGTGGGCTGGTGGGAGGGGCTCACCGAGAAGGTCACCCAGGCGGTGTCCGGGGCCCAGGGCACCTACGCCGACCCCGCCGCCCAGCTCCACTCCTGGCCCGGTCTGCTCCTGTCCGGCTTCGGCTCCCCCGTCCTGTCGGTGATCGGCATCGTCTTCGGCCTGGGCTTCGTGCTCTCCTTCGGCTACTGGACCACCAACTTCGTGGAGGTGCAGCGCGCCATGGCGGCGGACTCCATCTCCTCGGCGCGCTCGGCCCCGATCATCGGCACCTTCGCCAAGATGCTGGTCCCGTTCCTGGTGATCATCCCCGGCATGGTGGCAGCCGTCCTGGTCAGGGAGGTCATCGACCTCAAGCAGCTGACCATCGCGGGCACCGAGGCCCCGGCAGGCAGCGCCACCTACAACGACGCCGTCCTGCTGCTCATGCGTGACGTGCTGCCCAACGGGCTCCTGGGCCTGGCGATCACCGGCCTGCTGGCCTCCTTCATGGCCGGTATGGCAGCCAATATCTCCGCCTTCAACACGGTGTTCACCGTGGATCTCTACGAGGGCTACATCAATAAGAAGGCCGATGACGCCACCTACCTGAGGATCGGGCACCTCGCGACGGCGTTCGCCACTATCACCGCCATCCTCACGGCGTTCATCGCCTCCAAGTTCGAGAACCTCATGGACTACCTCCAGCAGCTGTTCTCCATGTTCAACGCTCCGCTCTTCGCGACCTTTATCGTCGGCATGCTCTGGAAGCGGGCGACGGCGACCGCGGGCTGGATCGGCCTGGTCTCAGGGACCCTGGCGGCGCTGACCCTCAATATCCTGCACTGGACGCACCTGCTGAACCTCCCGGGCCAGGGCCTGGCCTTCCTGGCGGCAGGTGCGGCCTTCACCACGGACCTGGTGGTGACGGTGGTGGTCTCGCTGGTCACCAGGCCCAAGCCTGACTCCGAGCTCGTCGGCTTCGTCTACTCCCTGACCCCCAAGGAGCACCGCGCCGACCCCAAGAGCGCCGAGCTCGCCTGGTTCCGCCAGCCGGTCCCCCTGGCGATCTGCTCGGCCACCCTCGTCCTCCTCCTCAACACCATCTTCCACTGA
- a CDS encoding phosphatidate cytidylyltransferase, whose product MTVLRTLLTPPPTRNHAPLPSTGRAGRNLPAAVGVAALLISVILASLLIDRVFFVGLVVVAVCAALWELAGALARKRIRLPLAPLWLGTVGSAVCAWNVGAEAALGAYLATAGACVLWCFLDQAEAETGTVLEVSGHDVPRTDAHDAVRRARSVAASASVLAATYLPLLASFALLLVRQDHGVGKVITLFALPVANDTGGWLAGITFGRHPMAPSVSPKKSWEGFTGSMVATVAVGVLCVWVLDGPPWAGAVLGACVVVVATLGDLGESLLKRDLGLKDMGTLLPGHGGILDRLDSILVTAPLVYLFSLAAW is encoded by the coding sequence GTGACCGTCCTGAGAACGCTGCTGACCCCGCCGCCGACACGCAACCACGCCCCCCTGCCCTCCACCGGGCGGGCAGGGCGCAACCTGCCTGCCGCCGTCGGGGTAGCCGCGCTGCTTATCTCCGTGATCCTGGCCTCGCTGCTCATCGACAGGGTCTTCTTCGTCGGCCTGGTGGTGGTCGCGGTCTGTGCCGCCCTGTGGGAGCTGGCCGGGGCCCTGGCCCGCAAACGCATCCGCCTGCCTCTGGCCCCTCTGTGGCTGGGCACGGTCGGCTCAGCCGTCTGCGCCTGGAACGTCGGGGCGGAGGCGGCCCTCGGCGCCTACCTGGCCACCGCCGGGGCCTGCGTCCTGTGGTGCTTCCTGGACCAGGCGGAGGCTGAGACCGGTACCGTGCTGGAGGTCTCCGGGCACGACGTCCCTCGTACCGACGCGCACGACGCCGTCCGCCGCGCGCGCTCGGTAGCCGCCTCCGCCTCCGTCCTGGCCGCCACCTACCTGCCGCTCCTGGCCTCCTTCGCCCTGCTGCTGGTACGCCAGGACCACGGGGTCGGCAAGGTCATTACGCTCTTCGCCCTTCCGGTGGCCAATGACACCGGCGGGTGGTTGGCTGGTATCACCTTTGGCCGGCACCCCATGGCCCCATCGGTCTCGCCCAAGAAGTCGTGGGAGGGCTTCACGGGCTCCATGGTGGCCACGGTCGCCGTGGGCGTGCTGTGCGTGTGGGTACTGGACGGGCCACCGTGGGCGGGCGCCGTCCTGGGTGCCTGCGTGGTGGTGGTGGCCACCCTGGGGGACCTGGGGGAGTCGCTCCTCAAGCGAGACCTGGGACTCAAGGACATGGGTACCCTGCTGCCCGGCCACGGTGGCATCCTGGACCGGTTGGACTCGATCCTGGTGACCGCGCCCCTCGTCTACCTTTTCAGCCTCGCCGCCTGGTGA
- the dxr gene encoding 1-deoxy-D-xylulose-5-phosphate reductoisomerase — protein sequence MSSRTREGAEVGTRRLVLLGSTGSIGTQALEVVERLAADGLAPQVAGLAAGGGRLPLLAEQAVRLRVPVLAVASQADDVAERLRHELAHAALRLGRPDPVRTVLTGPQAAAELVEATGVEQEGDTVLNGVTGSVGLGPTLAALRSGARLALANKESLVVGGALVRAALARPGQVVPVDSEHSAIAQALASGRHEKGLTSPTVTGRSEVRRLVLTASGGPFRGRGRADLAGVTAAQALNHPTWAMGPVVTVNSSTLVNKGLELIEAHLLFDVPADDIVVVVHPQSVVHSMVEFTDGATIAQASPPDMRLPIALGLTWPARPDLGGLVTPNSWAAPLSWDFEPLDEETFPAVSLARQAVRASATHPAVLNAANEQAVAAFLAGRLEWLDIVEVDASVVNEHEGLTDPDLEDVLSVERWARQRAEEIIARRSSTPSDRR from the coding sequence ATGAGTAGTCGCACCAGGGAGGGCGCGGAGGTGGGGACGCGCCGTCTGGTCCTCCTGGGCTCTACCGGCTCGATCGGCACCCAGGCCCTGGAGGTGGTCGAGCGCCTGGCGGCTGACGGCCTCGCTCCCCAGGTGGCAGGTCTGGCAGCTGGCGGAGGACGCCTTCCTCTCCTGGCGGAGCAGGCGGTTCGTCTCCGGGTTCCTGTCCTCGCCGTCGCCTCGCAGGCCGACGACGTAGCGGAGCGTCTCCGTCACGAGCTCGCCCACGCGGCGCTACGGCTAGGACGACCGGATCCGGTTCGTACCGTCCTGACCGGACCGCAGGCTGCCGCCGAGCTCGTCGAGGCCACCGGGGTGGAGCAGGAAGGGGACACGGTCCTCAACGGCGTCACCGGCTCCGTGGGCCTGGGACCGACCCTGGCGGCCCTGCGCAGCGGGGCCCGCCTGGCCCTGGCCAACAAGGAGTCCCTGGTGGTGGGCGGGGCCCTGGTCAGGGCGGCACTGGCTCGCCCCGGGCAGGTGGTCCCGGTGGACTCCGAGCACTCGGCGATCGCCCAGGCCCTGGCCAGCGGCCGCCACGAGAAGGGGCTCACCAGCCCCACTGTTACCGGTCGTTCCGAGGTACGGCGCCTGGTCCTGACCGCCTCAGGGGGCCCCTTCCGCGGGCGCGGCCGAGCCGACCTGGCGGGGGTCACCGCCGCCCAGGCGCTGAACCACCCCACCTGGGCCATGGGCCCGGTCGTCACCGTCAACTCCTCCACCCTGGTCAACAAGGGCCTGGAGCTCATTGAGGCCCACCTGCTCTTTGACGTCCCTGCCGACGACATCGTCGTGGTGGTCCACCCCCAGTCCGTCGTCCACTCCATGGTGGAGTTCACCGACGGCGCCACCATCGCCCAGGCCTCCCCGCCGGACATGCGCCTACCGATCGCCCTGGGGCTGACCTGGCCCGCGCGTCCCGACCTGGGCGGCCTGGTCACCCCCAACAGCTGGGCGGCCCCCCTCTCCTGGGACTTTGAGCCCCTGGACGAGGAGACCTTCCCGGCCGTGTCCCTGGCCCGGCAGGCCGTGCGCGCCTCCGCCACCCACCCCGCCGTCCTCAACGCGGCCAACGAGCAGGCCGTGGCGGCCTTCCTGGCAGGGCGCCTGGAGTGGCTGGATATCGTGGAGGTGGACGCCTCCGTCGTCAATGAGCACGAGGGGCTGACCGACCCGGATCTTGAGGACGTCCTGTCCGTGGAGCGGTGGGCCCGTCAGCGCGCCGAGGAGATTATCGCCCGCCGTAGCAGCACCCCGTCAGACAGGAGATGA
- the rlmN gene encoding 23S rRNA (adenine(2503)-C(2))-methyltransferase RlmN, with the protein MSTFSARRGPQGLVLRRPVPDGVQVMPTDQPPEGARSPDARPRLSLAVPPTRGKAPRHLADLDLAGRKSALRAVGLPAFRADQLSRHYFTRFTRDPADMTDLPAAQRGQLAAELLPDLIHEVVALKADGGRTVKELWELHDGVRVESVLMGYRDRTTLCVSSQVGCGMACPFCATGQMGLTRNLSTAEIVEQVRHAAQVSAAGGLGGRPSRLSNVVFMGMGEPLVNYRNVIAALHRLIDPAPEGFGMSARSITVSTVGLVPLIRRLAGEGMPVTLAVSLHAPDDELRDALIPVNSKWKVGQLLDAAYDYFQATGRRVSIEYALIKDMNDHAWRAQLLADELGRRGRGWAHVNPIPLNPTPGSIWTASTPAAQETFVETLRAAGVTTTVRDTRGSDIDGACGQLATEALNQKSSRRSR; encoded by the coding sequence GTGAGCACCTTCTCCGCACGCCGCGGCCCCCAGGGCCTCGTGCTGCGCCGCCCCGTGCCCGATGGGGTGCAGGTCATGCCCACGGACCAGCCGCCGGAAGGGGCCAGGAGTCCCGACGCCAGACCAAGGCTCTCCCTCGCCGTACCCCCTACCCGGGGCAAGGCCCCCAGGCACCTGGCGGACCTGGACCTGGCTGGGCGCAAGTCGGCCCTGCGGGCCGTGGGCCTGCCGGCCTTCCGCGCTGACCAGCTGTCGCGCCACTACTTCACCCGGTTCACGCGGGACCCCGCTGACATGACGGACCTGCCCGCCGCCCAGCGCGGGCAGCTGGCCGCCGAGCTCCTGCCCGACCTCATCCACGAGGTGGTCGCGCTCAAGGCTGACGGGGGGCGCACCGTCAAGGAGCTGTGGGAGCTGCATGACGGCGTGCGGGTGGAGTCGGTCCTCATGGGCTACCGGGACCGCACCACCCTGTGCGTCTCCAGCCAGGTGGGCTGCGGCATGGCCTGCCCCTTCTGCGCCACCGGCCAGATGGGGCTGACCCGCAACCTGTCCACCGCCGAGATCGTGGAGCAGGTGCGCCACGCCGCCCAGGTCTCGGCCGCCGGTGGGCTGGGGGGCAGACCCTCCCGCCTGTCCAACGTGGTCTTTATGGGCATGGGCGAGCCCCTGGTCAACTACAGGAACGTCATCGCCGCCCTCCACCGGCTCATCGACCCCGCTCCTGAGGGGTTCGGGATGAGCGCCCGCAGCATCACCGTCTCCACCGTGGGCCTGGTCCCCCTCATCAGGCGTCTGGCGGGGGAGGGGATGCCGGTGACCCTGGCGGTGTCCCTGCACGCCCCGGACGACGAGCTACGCGACGCCCTCATCCCGGTCAACTCCAAGTGGAAGGTCGGTCAGCTCCTGGACGCCGCCTACGACTACTTCCAGGCCACCGGGCGGAGGGTCTCCATCGAGTACGCCCTCATCAAGGACATGAACGACCACGCCTGGCGCGCTCAGCTCCTAGCCGACGAGCTGGGCCGCCGGGGCAGGGGGTGGGCGCACGTCAACCCCATCCCGCTCAACCCCACCCCGGGCTCTATCTGGACGGCCTCCACCCCGGCGGCGCAGGAGACCTTCGTGGAGACCCTGCGGGCCGCGGGCGTTACGACCACCGTGCGGGACACGCGCGGCAGCGACATCGACGGCGCCTGCGGCCAGCTGGCCACCGAGGCGCTCAACCAGAAAAGTTCCAGGAGGAGCAGATGA
- a CDS encoding DivIVA domain-containing protein, which yields MSDMFPRASRLRPGYQREQVDRYFTTAHEIYDAGEFEEMDSEGVRTVAFDIVRGGYDPDAVDAALDRLETAFLQRKRQNFVANEGREAWMSQVAQLATTLYPRLLRPAGERFAPAKDGYSREEVDDLMERVAAYFDSEAKLTSTEVRGATFTRARGRNAYDEASVDRYLARVVEVLLSVE from the coding sequence ATGAGCGACATGTTCCCCAGGGCCTCACGCCTGCGGCCGGGGTACCAGCGTGAGCAGGTGGACCGCTACTTCACGACCGCCCACGAGATCTACGACGCCGGGGAGTTCGAGGAGATGGACTCCGAGGGCGTACGGACCGTCGCCTTCGACATTGTGCGCGGGGGCTACGACCCCGACGCCGTGGACGCCGCCCTGGACCGCCTGGAGACCGCCTTCCTCCAGCGCAAACGTCAGAACTTCGTGGCCAACGAGGGGCGTGAGGCCTGGATGAGCCAGGTGGCCCAGCTCGCCACCACCCTCTACCCCCGCCTCCTGCGTCCGGCCGGGGAACGGTTCGCCCCCGCCAAGGACGGTTACAGCCGTGAGGAGGTCGACGACCTCATGGAGCGTGTCGCCGCCTACTTCGACTCAGAGGCTAAGCTCACCTCCACGGAGGTACGGGGGGCTACCTTCACCCGGGCCCGTGGCCGGAACGCCTACGACGAGGCCAGTGTGGACCGCTACCTGGCCCGTGTCGTCGAGGTCCTCCTGTCGGTGGAGTGA
- a CDS encoding M23 family metallopeptidase — MTHFTHILQPVQPARARRVSGLVLLAAALLLLSSSAPAASPHSRPTSPDPPPGQVGPRPAPAERTMTPGGGHDVIAPAPGPQPPTTPTQGRFPYSTTVSLASSPVPAPVVPGDPTVSVDAPGPASPPVPAGPGAPDLGTSPAPAGPTLAGTASQGTSAPATLTVPPDPASRTELANPPVPAGPAEPVGPTELASPPRPTAPEPPPVPGSTPVTGTTAGAHPTVLAHGQAVPASGLTVSDATWLMPDAAGVSVPGSGQGDPAPLPQRSPRVRYTWPTGGPVAVLASFDPPAHDWLRGHRGVDLALAAGSPVRAAAAGTVAFSGPVAGRPVVSIDHADGIRTTYEPVEPCVQAGDHVEAGQVIGTLLAGHRTDGVDALHWGARTGRKSYINPLRLLTSTVIRLKPSR, encoded by the coding sequence ATGACACACTTCACACATATTCTTCAGCCAGTCCAGCCCGCCCGCGCCCGGAGGGTCTCCGGCCTGGTGCTCCTGGCCGCCGCCCTGCTCCTGCTCTCGTCCTCGGCACCGGCGGCGTCCCCTCACTCCAGGCCTACCAGCCCGGATCCGCCACCCGGGCAGGTAGGGCCTCGACCCGCCCCGGCTGAGAGGACCATGACCCCGGGCGGCGGGCACGACGTCATCGCCCCGGCCCCAGGGCCCCAGCCCCCGACCACCCCCACCCAGGGCCGTTTCCCTTACTCCACCACGGTGTCCTTGGCGTCCTCCCCGGTGCCCGCCCCGGTTGTCCCCGGCGACCCGACCGTCTCCGTTGACGCGCCCGGCCCGGCCAGCCCACCGGTTCCTGCTGGCCCCGGTGCTCCCGACCTGGGTACTTCTCCCGCTCCCGCTGGCCCCACCCTAGCCGGCACGGCCTCCCAGGGGACGTCCGCTCCAGCCACCCTCACTGTCCCACCCGACCCGGCAAGCCGGACGGAGCTGGCCAACCCACCGGTTCCTGCTGGCCCGGCGGAGCCGGTTGGTCCGACGGAGCTGGCCAGCCCGCCCCGGCCCACGGCCCCCGAGCCGCCCCCGGTCCCGGGGAGCACGCCCGTCACGGGAACGACAGCTGGCGCCCACCCCACCGTCCTCGCACACGGCCAGGCGGTTCCTGCGTCAGGGCTGACGGTCTCAGACGCCACCTGGCTCATGCCGGACGCCGCGGGGGTATCGGTCCCAGGGAGCGGTCAGGGTGACCCGGCGCCCCTCCCCCAGCGCTCACCCCGGGTGCGCTACACCTGGCCGACAGGGGGCCCGGTCGCCGTCCTAGCCTCCTTTGACCCGCCCGCCCACGACTGGCTGCGCGGGCACCGGGGAGTGGATCTGGCCCTGGCCGCAGGCTCCCCGGTACGTGCCGCGGCAGCAGGGACGGTGGCCTTCTCCGGGCCCGTGGCCGGGCGGCCGGTGGTCTCGATCGACCACGCCGACGGAATCCGTACCACCTACGAGCCGGTAGAGCCCTGCGTGCAGGCCGGGGACCACGTGGAGGCCGGGCAGGTGATCGGCACGCTCCTGGCTGGCCACCGTACCGACGGGGTGGACGCCCTTCACTGGGGTGCGCGCACCGGTCGGAAGAGCTACATCAACCCTCTACGGCTCCTGACCTCCACGGTCATCCGCCTCAAGCCGTCCCGGTAG
- the pyrH gene encoding UMP kinase — protein sequence MTQTPQTDTSRRPRRVLLKLSGEVFGGGSVGLDADVVSDAARQIAQAVLQGVQVAVVVGGGNFFRGAELSSRGMDRARADYMGMLGTVMNALALQDFIEQAGVPARVQTAIAMGQVAESYIPLRAIRHMEKGRVVVFGAGAGLPYFSTDTVSAQRALETHCEELLVGKNGVDGVYTADPRTHPDAVRLERLSYDRALSEGLQVLDASAFALCRDNGLTMRVFGMGGRGNITRALLGEKIGTLVSVTGEA from the coding sequence ATGACTCAGACCCCCCAGACCGATACGTCGCGCCGTCCGCGTCGTGTCCTGCTCAAGCTCTCTGGTGAGGTCTTCGGAGGCGGCAGCGTGGGGCTGGACGCCGATGTCGTCTCCGACGCCGCCCGGCAGATCGCCCAGGCCGTGCTCCAGGGGGTCCAGGTGGCTGTCGTCGTCGGCGGAGGCAACTTCTTCCGCGGTGCCGAGCTCTCCTCCCGGGGGATGGACCGCGCCCGGGCTGACTACATGGGCATGCTCGGCACCGTCATGAACGCCCTGGCTCTGCAGGACTTCATTGAGCAGGCAGGCGTGCCCGCCCGGGTCCAGACCGCGATCGCCATGGGGCAGGTCGCCGAGTCCTACATCCCGCTACGTGCCATCCGTCACATGGAGAAGGGGCGCGTGGTGGTCTTCGGGGCGGGGGCGGGCCTGCCCTACTTCTCCACCGACACCGTCTCGGCCCAGCGTGCCCTGGAGACCCACTGCGAGGAGCTCCTGGTAGGCAAGAACGGGGTGGACGGGGTCTACACCGCCGACCCGCGTACCCACCCCGACGCCGTCAGGCTGGAGCGCCTCTCCTACGACCGGGCCCTGAGCGAGGGGCTCCAGGTCCTGGACGCCTCCGCCTTCGCCCTGTGCCGTGACAACGGCCTGACCATGCGGGTGTTCGGCATGGGCGGACGTGGGAACATTACCCGGGCCCTGCTCGGGGAGAAGATCGGTACCCTCGTGTCGGTCACCGGCGAGGCCTGA
- the frr gene encoding ribosome recycling factor, protein MIEDVMLEAEDKMERALEAARGELAAIRTGRANPAMFNGIMVDYYGAPTPLQQLASLTIPEARTVLVSPFDRSAMKAITTAIRESDLGVNPTDDGTVIRVTLPALTEERRKDYVKLARTRAEESRVQIRGIRGKAKKELETIKKDGEAGEDDVKRAGHELDSLTRRFVEQVDAALAAKEAELLEV, encoded by the coding sequence ATGATCGAAGACGTCATGCTTGAGGCCGAGGACAAGATGGAGCGTGCCCTGGAGGCCGCCAGGGGCGAGCTCGCCGCCATCCGCACCGGTCGCGCCAACCCTGCCATGTTCAACGGCATTATGGTGGACTACTACGGCGCCCCCACGCCCCTCCAGCAGCTGGCCTCCCTGACCATCCCCGAGGCCCGCACCGTGCTCGTCAGCCCCTTCGACCGCTCGGCCATGAAGGCAATCACCACCGCCATCCGCGAGTCGGACCTGGGGGTCAACCCCACTGATGACGGTACCGTCATCCGCGTTACCCTGCCGGCGCTCACCGAGGAGCGTCGTAAGGACTACGTCAAGCTGGCCCGGACCCGGGCCGAGGAGTCCCGGGTCCAGATCCGCGGTATCCGGGGCAAGGCCAAGAAGGAGCTTGAGACCATCAAGAAGGACGGGGAGGCCGGTGAGGACGACGTCAAGCGCGCCGGGCACGAGCTGGACTCCCTGACGAGGCGCTTCGTCGAGCAGGTCGACGCCGCCCTGGCCGCCAAGGAGGCCGAGCTCCTAGAGGTCTGA
- the tsf gene encoding translation elongation factor Ts, translating to MANYTTADIKALREKTGAGMLDVKKALDEADGDIEKAIEIIRVKGLKGIAKREGRSASAGLIVAKVVDEAQGQVGVLVEINAETDFVAKNQKFLDYADKVLAAALASDAQSAEALAEVEVDGTSVKDLTDSMQAVIGEKIVVRRLARLTAPQVELYLHRTNPDLPAQVGVLVGTDAAAAQVAHDVAMHVAAYSPAYLSRQDVPAETVDKERSIAEEVTRAEGKPEKAIAKIVEGRLNGFFKENVLLDQAYAKDPKTTVGKVVKATGGELTGFVRFRVGA from the coding sequence ATGGCGAACTACACCACTGCTGACATTAAGGCGCTGCGCGAGAAGACCGGCGCCGGCATGCTCGACGTCAAGAAGGCGCTCGACGAGGCCGACGGCGACATTGAGAAGGCCATTGAGATTATCCGCGTCAAGGGACTCAAGGGCATTGCCAAGCGCGAGGGCCGCTCCGCCTCCGCCGGGCTCATTGTCGCCAAGGTCGTCGATGAGGCCCAGGGCCAGGTGGGCGTCCTTGTCGAGATCAACGCCGAGACCGACTTCGTGGCCAAGAACCAGAAGTTCCTGGACTACGCCGACAAGGTCCTCGCCGCCGCCCTGGCCTCTGACGCCCAGAGCGCCGAGGCGCTGGCCGAGGTCGAGGTCGACGGCACCAGCGTCAAGGACCTCACCGACTCCATGCAGGCCGTCATTGGCGAGAAGATCGTCGTGCGCCGCCTGGCCCGCCTGACCGCGCCGCAGGTGGAGCTCTACCTGCACCGCACCAACCCCGACCTGCCCGCCCAGGTGGGCGTGCTGGTGGGCACCGACGCCGCGGCCGCCCAGGTGGCCCACGACGTCGCCATGCACGTCGCCGCCTACTCCCCGGCCTACCTCAGCCGCCAGGACGTCCCGGCTGAGACCGTGGACAAGGAGCGCTCCATTGCCGAGGAGGTCACCCGCGCCGAGGGCAAGCCCGAGAAGGCCATCGCCAAGATCGTCGAGGGACGCCTGAACGGCTTCTTCAAGGAGAACGTCCTGCTGGACCAGGCCTACGCCAAGGACCCCAAGACCACGGTCGGCAAGGTCGTCAAGGCTACCGGCGGTGAGCTGACCGGTTTCGTGCGCTTCCGCGTGGGTGCCTGA